The following are encoded in a window of Eriocheir sinensis breed Jianghai 21 chromosome 35, ASM2467909v1, whole genome shotgun sequence genomic DNA:
- the LOC127007421 gene encoding galectin-3-like isoform X2, translating to MNNNGYQPAGQTVVVVNTNRRTPQFVQQGVRVGGMMLGLACFVCMGLFGAFFILCGIIMLATTDYDDDFWDDDSPNPLVIVGSIFLVIGVLLLSGGVAMCMCARKKYNNLQGDGVSNPGRVINPPPGGQEQPVTSGYPGQPQPAVYPGQPPSTGYPGQPQPAGYGQPQPYGYPGQPQPSGYPAQPAIYPELTSAYPGPPAPFSQPPGGYAAQPDPPYPEKMSVTNVTSEYMPPPPTAPDPSSQPPPYQP from the exons ATGAACAACAACG GGTACCAGCCGGCCGGCcagacggtggtggtggtcaacACCAACAGGAGGACGCCCCAGTTCGTGCAGCAGGGAGTCAGG GTCGGGGGCATGATGTTGGGTCTGGCTTGTTTCGTGTGCATGGGACTTTTCGGTGCCTTCTTTATTCTCTGCGGCATCATCATGTTGGCCACCACTGACTACGACGACGACTTCTGGGATGACGACTCCCCTAACCCCTTGGTGATCGTTGGAAGCATCTTCCTAGTGATAGGCG TTCTTTTGTTATCGGGGGGCGTGGCAATGTGTATGTGCGCACGCAAGAAATACAACAACCTCCAAGGAGATGGGGTGAGCAACCCTGGGCGCGTCATTAATCCTCCTCCTGGTGGCCAAGAGCAGCCAGTGACATCTGGGTATCCTGGGCAACCACAGCCAGCTGTGTACCCCGGACAGCCCCCGTCAACTGGTTATCCTGGTCAGCCTCAGCCGGCTGGGTATGGACAGCCCCAGCCATATGGCTACCCTGGCCAGCCACAACCAAGTGGCTACCCCGCACAGCCAGCCATCTACCCAGAACTAACTTCCGCATACCCCGGTCCACCTGCTCCTTTCTCACAGCCTCCAGGTGGATATGCAGCACAACCTGACCCGCCATACCCAGAGAAAATGAGTGTAACCAATGTGACCAGCGAGTACATGCCGCCGCCCCCCACGGCCCCCGACCCCTCTTCACAGCCTCCACCCTACCAGCCTTAG
- the LOC127007421 gene encoding galectin-3-like isoform X1 yields MNNNAGYQPAGQTVVVVNTNRRTPQFVQQGVRVGGMMLGLACFVCMGLFGAFFILCGIIMLATTDYDDDFWDDDSPNPLVIVGSIFLVIGVLLLSGGVAMCMCARKKYNNLQGDGVSNPGRVINPPPGGQEQPVTSGYPGQPQPAVYPGQPPSTGYPGQPQPAGYGQPQPYGYPGQPQPSGYPAQPAIYPELTSAYPGPPAPFSQPPGGYAAQPDPPYPEKMSVTNVTSEYMPPPPTAPDPSSQPPPYQP; encoded by the exons ATGAACAACAACG CAGGGTACCAGCCGGCCGGCcagacggtggtggtggtcaacACCAACAGGAGGACGCCCCAGTTCGTGCAGCAGGGAGTCAGG GTCGGGGGCATGATGTTGGGTCTGGCTTGTTTCGTGTGCATGGGACTTTTCGGTGCCTTCTTTATTCTCTGCGGCATCATCATGTTGGCCACCACTGACTACGACGACGACTTCTGGGATGACGACTCCCCTAACCCCTTGGTGATCGTTGGAAGCATCTTCCTAGTGATAGGCG TTCTTTTGTTATCGGGGGGCGTGGCAATGTGTATGTGCGCACGCAAGAAATACAACAACCTCCAAGGAGATGGGGTGAGCAACCCTGGGCGCGTCATTAATCCTCCTCCTGGTGGCCAAGAGCAGCCAGTGACATCTGGGTATCCTGGGCAACCACAGCCAGCTGTGTACCCCGGACAGCCCCCGTCAACTGGTTATCCTGGTCAGCCTCAGCCGGCTGGGTATGGACAGCCCCAGCCATATGGCTACCCTGGCCAGCCACAACCAAGTGGCTACCCCGCACAGCCAGCCATCTACCCAGAACTAACTTCCGCATACCCCGGTCCACCTGCTCCTTTCTCACAGCCTCCAGGTGGATATGCAGCACAACCTGACCCGCCATACCCAGAGAAAATGAGTGTAACCAATGTGACCAGCGAGTACATGCCGCCGCCCCCCACGGCCCCCGACCCCTCTTCACAGCCTCCACCCTACCAGCCTTAG